One Bosea sp. 685 DNA segment encodes these proteins:
- a CDS encoding LysR family transcriptional regulator, with translation MAISLRQIQSFLSVAECGTFTKAAERLHMAQPALSQLVRELERELGIRLFDRTTRRVELTEGGREFQGASAKIMHDLDLAVRNANNLAERRRGRIVVAAPPLLAAILLPSAIVELRQRHPGIEVAIIDARTDKIVEEVRLGRADCGLGTFSAIEDGIERMPLTRDSLMLFCASAHPFAARTSLPWADLAEQPLITLTRDSGIRLLVEVGYETAEVPLRPLYEVSQITTALALVEADLGVAVLPTYALAMTSGRPIATRPLVEPTIARDVVMIRPSGRSPSPAVLAFEAILRSCIRRVGDLDWGTSGEPGVQQTR, from the coding sequence ATGGCCATTTCACTTCGCCAGATTCAGTCTTTTCTCTCCGTGGCCGAGTGCGGCACCTTCACCAAGGCTGCCGAGCGGCTCCACATGGCGCAGCCCGCCCTCTCGCAGCTGGTCCGCGAACTGGAGCGCGAGCTCGGCATCCGGCTGTTCGACCGGACGACGCGGCGTGTCGAATTGACCGAGGGAGGGCGCGAATTTCAGGGCGCGTCGGCTAAGATCATGCATGATCTCGATCTTGCCGTGCGCAACGCCAACAACCTTGCGGAGAGGCGGCGCGGCCGGATCGTCGTCGCAGCCCCGCCTTTGCTCGCGGCCATCCTGCTGCCTTCGGCCATCGTGGAACTCCGCCAGCGCCATCCGGGCATCGAAGTCGCAATCATAGATGCCCGGACCGACAAGATCGTCGAAGAGGTGAGGCTTGGGCGGGCGGATTGCGGCCTGGGGACCTTCTCCGCCATTGAGGATGGCATTGAACGGATGCCGCTCACGCGGGACAGCCTCATGCTTTTCTGCGCCAGTGCGCATCCTTTCGCCGCTCGCACCTCGCTGCCATGGGCTGACCTGGCCGAGCAGCCGCTCATCACCTTGACCAGGGACAGTGGCATCAGGCTGCTGGTGGAGGTCGGCTACGAGACTGCGGAGGTTCCACTTCGCCCGCTCTACGAGGTCTCGCAGATCACGACGGCCTTGGCGTTGGTCGAGGCGGATCTCGGTGTTGCAGTTCTACCGACTTATGCGCTGGCCATGACCTCGGGCCGACCGATTGCCACGCGCCCGTTGGTCGAGCCGACGATCGCGCGCGATGTCGTCATGATCCGTCCCAGCGGTCGTTCGCCTTCGCCAGCCGTACTCGCATTCGAGGCCATCTTGCGCAGCTGTATCCGCCGAGTTGGCGATTTGGACTGGGGCACGTCTGGCGAGCCGGGTGTTCAGCAGACTCGATAG
- a CDS encoding dipeptidase — MPVPLNGREVVLRGVLHRLRDDPCGWHYRLDEAAVVPSPAQRPRFGLSRRGLVAAASLLCLPVAASAQAPPSDGVSAARRTEAAAFLAVRPTIDCHSHAGGILRMRQQGGHAPFTPLAEPMRLGGLAVTCLAIVSDSPTHRVTPEGRIKAFREPEPGELAAYAERGFARLHALIRDQGLRIVRTGADLAMARADTPAVLVAAEGADFLEGDLGPLDEAYRRAALRHLQLTHYRVNALGDIQTEPPVHGGLTAFGAEVIRRCEALGVIVDVAHGTEALVRRAAEVARKPLILSHTSLTTKPAIRTRRITPDHARIVAGTGGVICIWPPASVFPDLAALSDGIARMADVVGPAHVGLGSDMMGLVGPSALPDYTALPDLAAHLLMRFTPEETADILGGNYLRVAQMCLKT; from the coding sequence ATGCCGGTTCCCCTCAATGGCCGGGAGGTCGTGCTGCGGGGCGTGCTTCATCGCCTGCGTGATGATCCCTGCGGCTGGCACTACAGGCTCGATGAGGCTGCCGTTGTTCCCAGCCCGGCGCAGAGGCCGCGCTTCGGCCTGTCCCGTCGTGGGCTCGTCGCGGCTGCCTCGCTCCTCTGTCTGCCGGTCGCGGCGAGTGCGCAGGCACCACCGTCTGACGGGGTGAGCGCGGCTCGGCGCACGGAGGCCGCCGCCTTCCTCGCCGTGCGCCCGACGATTGACTGCCACAGCCACGCCGGCGGCATCCTCCGCATGCGCCAACAGGGGGGGCACGCGCCCTTCACGCCTCTCGCAGAGCCGATGCGCCTCGGGGGGCTCGCCGTTACCTGCCTAGCAATCGTCTCCGATTCCCCCACGCACCGGGTTACGCCCGAGGGACGGATCAAAGCTTTCCGCGAGCCCGAACCCGGCGAGCTTGCGGCATATGCCGAGCGCGGCTTCGCACGCCTCCACGCTCTGATACGCGACCAGGGTTTGCGCATCGTCCGGACCGGCGCCGATCTCGCCATGGCCCGCGCCGATACCCCGGCGGTCCTCGTTGCGGCGGAGGGCGCGGACTTCCTGGAAGGCGATCTCGGCCCTCTGGACGAGGCTTACCGCCGCGCCGCCCTGCGCCATCTGCAACTTACGCACTACCGGGTGAACGCCCTCGGGGACATCCAGACCGAGCCACCCGTGCATGGCGGCCTCACGGCCTTCGGAGCCGAGGTGATCCGACGCTGCGAGGCGCTCGGCGTCATCGTGGACGTCGCGCACGGGACTGAGGCTCTCGTGCGCCGAGCGGCGGAAGTGGCGCGCAAGCCCCTCATCCTCTCCCACACCTCGCTCACGACGAAGCCTGCGATCCGCACCCGTCGCATCACTCCCGACCATGCCCGGATCGTGGCAGGAACAGGCGGCGTCATCTGCATCTGGCCGCCGGCGAGCGTGTTTCCAGACTTGGCGGCGTTGTCGGACGGCATCGCGCGCATGGCGGACGTCGTTGGTCCGGCGCATGTCGGGTTGGGGTCGGACATGATGGGCTTGGTCGGTCCGAGTGCCCTGCCGGACTACACAGCACTACCAGATTTAGCCGCCCATCTGCTCATGCGGTTCACGCCCGAAGAGACCGCCGACATCCTCGGCGGGAACTATCTACGCGTGGCTCAGATGTGTCTCAAAACCTGA